The proteins below are encoded in one region of Segatella copri:
- a CDS encoding Rne/Rng family ribonuclease — protein MTSEVVIDVQQKDISIALMEDKQLVEYQNEPREASFSVGNIYIAKVKKLMPGLNACFVDVGYERDAFLHYLDLGSHFNSYQKYLKQVQSDRKKLFPFSKASKMPELEKDGSIQNVLKAGQEVLVQIVKEPISTKGPRLTGEISFAGRYLVLMPFGDKVSVSSKIKSGEERSRLKQLIHSIKPKNCGVIVRTVAEGKKVAELDAELKVLVKRWEDAIAKVQKTQQRPQLAFEETGRAVALLRDLFNPSYENIYVNNEDVMNEVKNYVSLIAPEKAGIVKLYTGKVPIFDNFSITKQIKAGFGRVVNYKHGAYLIIEHTEALHVVDVNSGNRTREKGQEANALDVNLGAADELARQLRLRDMGGIIVVDFIDMNLAEDRQLLYERMCKNMQKDRAKHNILPLSKFGLMQITRQRVRPAMDVNVDETCPTCFGTGKIKSSILFTDQLERKIDRLVNKIGVKKFTLYVNPYVAAFINKGFISLKRRWQFKYGFGFNVIPSQKLAFLQYEFYDKDNQYLDMQEEQETK, from the coding sequence ATGACAAGCGAAGTTGTAATTGATGTCCAACAGAAAGACATCTCTATCGCACTCATGGAGGACAAGCAGCTGGTGGAATACCAGAACGAACCTCGTGAAGCATCGTTCTCTGTGGGCAACATCTACATCGCAAAGGTAAAAAAACTGATGCCGGGTCTTAACGCCTGCTTCGTGGATGTAGGTTATGAACGCGACGCCTTTCTTCATTATCTTGACCTAGGAAGTCATTTTAATTCCTACCAGAAGTATCTTAAACAAGTACAGAGCGACAGAAAGAAACTTTTCCCATTCTCTAAAGCCAGCAAAATGCCTGAATTGGAAAAGGACGGCAGCATACAGAATGTACTCAAAGCAGGACAGGAAGTGCTGGTACAAATCGTAAAGGAACCAATCTCTACCAAGGGACCTCGACTCACAGGCGAAATCTCATTCGCGGGCCGATACCTGGTACTCATGCCATTCGGTGATAAAGTTTCTGTCTCGTCGAAAATTAAAAGCGGTGAAGAACGCTCCCGACTCAAACAACTCATTCACAGCATCAAACCAAAGAATTGCGGCGTTATCGTCCGCACTGTGGCTGAGGGTAAGAAGGTCGCTGAGCTCGATGCTGAGCTGAAAGTCCTGGTGAAGCGATGGGAGGATGCTATCGCCAAGGTACAGAAGACCCAGCAGCGCCCGCAACTTGCATTCGAGGAGACCGGAAGAGCCGTTGCTCTCTTGCGTGACTTGTTTAACCCATCTTATGAGAACATCTACGTGAACAACGAAGATGTGATGAACGAGGTGAAGAACTATGTTTCTCTAATAGCCCCTGAAAAGGCGGGCATAGTTAAGCTCTACACCGGTAAGGTACCTATCTTCGACAATTTCAGCATTACCAAGCAGATTAAAGCTGGCTTTGGTCGTGTTGTTAACTACAAGCACGGTGCTTATCTCATCATCGAGCACACCGAGGCCTTGCACGTTGTCGATGTAAACAGTGGTAACAGAACTCGTGAGAAAGGTCAGGAAGCAAATGCACTGGACGTTAACCTCGGCGCTGCTGATGAGCTGGCAAGACAATTGCGCCTCCGAGATATGGGAGGTATCATTGTTGTCGACTTCATCGACATGAATCTTGCCGAAGACCGACAGTTGCTCTATGAACGCATGTGCAAGAACATGCAGAAGGACCGTGCCAAGCACAACATCCTGCCATTGAGCAAGTTCGGACTGATGCAGATTACACGCCAGCGTGTACGTCCGGCTATGGATGTGAATGTAGATGAAACCTGCCCTACCTGTTTCGGTACGGGCAAGATCAAGTCTAGCATCCTCTTCACCGACCAGTTGGAAAGAAAAATCGACCGCCTAGTCAACAAGATCGGCGTCAAGAAATTCACTTTGTATGTGAATCCTTACGTGGCTGCCTTCATCAACAAGGGCTTCATTTCCCTGAAGCGCAGATGGCAGTTTAAGTATGGTTTCGGCTTCAATGTGATTCCTTCACAGAAACTGGCGTTCCTCCAGTACGAATTCTACGACAAGGACAACCAGTATCTGGACATGCAGGAAGAACAGGAAACAAAGTAA
- a CDS encoding TPM domain-containing protein, whose amino-acid sequence MRFKRYFLALMMVAFHALALTAGEVWTAKNVPIPCLRDSTQYVSDPDGYVDKAQKDSANFYLQKLKLECGVQNVLIIVGKVDNQDAFRMAQDVGNQYGIGYKKSRRGLVIVIAVEDHKYFIAPGSGLEGELTDVDCDDIARACIVKYMREGNPGEAVASVSRAIYNKVKSGRTGIADVDEGSVNDEEDWFLVIILFLIFFGIPIYLFIRYILEMLGIVKPRPKSNQRNQSRRRNNDDDWIPPFFMGGGGSSGGGFSGGSFGGGTFSGGGSGGGW is encoded by the coding sequence ATGAGATTTAAGAGATATTTTTTGGCTTTGATGATGGTTGCCTTTCATGCATTGGCGTTGACGGCTGGGGAGGTCTGGACGGCGAAAAATGTACCGATTCCTTGCCTCAGGGATTCTACGCAATATGTTTCCGACCCGGATGGATATGTTGATAAGGCTCAGAAGGATTCTGCCAATTTCTATCTTCAGAAACTGAAGTTGGAGTGTGGCGTACAGAATGTGCTCATCATTGTGGGAAAGGTTGACAACCAGGATGCCTTCCGGATGGCGCAGGATGTGGGCAACCAATATGGTATCGGTTACAAGAAGAGCCGGAGAGGACTGGTTATCGTCATCGCGGTGGAGGACCATAAGTACTTTATTGCTCCAGGAAGTGGACTGGAGGGTGAGTTGACTGATGTGGACTGTGATGATATTGCCCGGGCTTGCATCGTGAAGTATATGCGTGAAGGCAATCCGGGCGAGGCGGTAGCATCTGTGAGCCGTGCTATATATAATAAGGTGAAAAGTGGACGGACGGGAATTGCGGATGTTGATGAAGGTTCGGTTAATGACGAAGAGGACTGGTTCCTGGTCATTATCCTGTTCCTTATCTTCTTCGGTATTCCTATCTATCTGTTTATCAGGTATATTCTGGAGATGCTCGGTATTGTGAAGCCAAGACCGAAGAGCAATCAGAGAAACCAGTCTCGTAGGAGAAACAATGACGATGACTGGATACCTCCTTTCTTTATGGGAGGTGGCGGTTCTTCCGGCGGCGGTTTCTCGGGCGGTTCTTTTGGCGGAGGTACCTTTAGCGGAGGTGGCTCTGGCGGAGGATGGTGA
- the pyk gene encoding pyruvate kinase: protein MKQTKIVASISDRRCDQDFIRKLFFAGMNVVRMNTAHATEEGIRTIVKNVRAVSPHIGIMIDTKGPEVRTTGVKEPIHYNVGDVVKIFGRPEMESSHDIVNVSYPDIAADVKVGDDLLFDDGELDMKIIDSQGPMLVAEVQNEGVLGAHKSVNVPGEHIDLPALTEKDRRNIELAIELDIDFIAHSFVRNAADVKAVQDILDAHNSDIKIISKIENQEGVDNIDEIIDACYGIMIARGDLGIEVPIERIPGIQRRIISKCVKAQKPVIVATQMLHTMIKNPRPTRAEVTDIANAIFYRTDALMLSGETASGKYPVEAVQTMARIAEQAEKDKSPLNDINPMEDGKIDQKLFLAHAAIEATKKLGVAGIITDGETGQTARDLAAFRGPNPVLAICYKEKLQRWLNLSYGIIPIHQKDQVSTKAMFTAAVRMLRQKGYLGEEDKIAYLSGSFGEGGGTTFVEINKVKKIFDNSYSFNLPSNGIEDK, encoded by the coding sequence ATGAAACAAACAAAGATTGTCGCTTCCATCAGTGATCGTAGATGTGATCAGGATTTTATCCGAAAACTGTTTTTCGCCGGTATGAACGTTGTTCGTATGAATACTGCTCATGCCACAGAAGAGGGTATACGCACCATCGTAAAGAATGTAAGAGCCGTGTCTCCACATATTGGTATTATGATTGATACCAAAGGTCCTGAGGTGCGAACTACAGGTGTGAAGGAACCTATCCACTACAATGTTGGTGATGTAGTGAAAATCTTTGGACGTCCGGAAATGGAGTCTTCTCATGATATTGTGAATGTGAGCTATCCTGACATCGCAGCCGATGTTAAGGTAGGTGATGATTTGCTCTTCGATGATGGTGAACTCGATATGAAGATTATCGACAGCCAGGGTCCTATGCTGGTTGCTGAGGTTCAGAACGAAGGTGTGCTCGGTGCTCACAAGAGCGTGAATGTGCCGGGAGAGCATATCGACCTGCCTGCACTGACCGAGAAAGACCGCCGAAATATTGAACTCGCAATCGAACTGGATATTGATTTTATTGCTCACTCTTTTGTACGCAATGCAGCCGACGTGAAGGCTGTTCAGGATATCTTGGACGCTCACAACAGTGATATCAAGATTATCTCTAAGATTGAAAATCAGGAAGGTGTAGATAATATTGACGAGATTATTGATGCCTGCTATGGTATCATGATTGCCCGTGGCGACCTGGGTATCGAGGTGCCAATCGAGAGAATTCCTGGCATCCAGCGTCGTATCATCTCTAAGTGTGTGAAGGCGCAGAAACCGGTTATCGTGGCAACACAGATGTTGCATACCATGATTAAGAATCCACGTCCTACCCGTGCAGAGGTAACCGATATTGCCAATGCTATCTTCTATCGCACCGATGCGCTGATGCTTTCTGGTGAGACTGCAAGCGGAAAGTATCCTGTAGAGGCAGTGCAGACCATGGCTCGTATTGCTGAGCAGGCAGAGAAGGATAAGTCTCCACTGAATGATATTAATCCAATGGAAGATGGTAAGATTGACCAAAAACTCTTCCTGGCCCATGCTGCCATCGAGGCTACAAAGAAGTTGGGTGTAGCCGGTATCATCACTGATGGTGAAACCGGTCAGACCGCACGCGACCTGGCAGCCTTCCGTGGTCCTAATCCGGTATTGGCTATCTGCTACAAGGAGAAACTCCAGCGCTGGTTGAATTTGAGCTATGGTATTATTCCAATCCATCAGAAGGATCAGGTTTCTACCAAGGCTATGTTTACTGCTGCGGTACGTATGCTTCGCCAGAAAGGCTACTTAGGTGAGGAGGATAAGATTGCTTATCTGAGCGGTAGCTTTGGAGAGGGTGGAGGCACAACCTTCGTTGAGATTAATAAAGTGAAGAAGATTTTCGATAACAGTTATAGCTTTAATTTGCCATCAAATGGCATCGAAGATAAGTAA
- a CDS encoding polysaccharide biosynthesis/export family protein: MKKLVSSVLVALTMLLVLGSCGSTKNVAYFQNADSISLAASRMLYEAKIMPKDELTITVITTDPKAAMPFNLSVSQTLGTGGQLSYGSGSLQGYLVDNDGNIEFPVVGTLHVGGLTKKQAEDLIKNKVKPYLAEKENPIVTVRMGSYHVSVLGEVEKPGIIYAPQEKMSILEALAQCGDLTIYGKRDNVLLIRQDAAGEKHTYRMNLNDANIINSPFYYLQQNDIIYVEPNKVKAQNSSIGSSTTLWFSAVGTLISIASLIVNILR; the protein is encoded by the coding sequence ATGAAAAAACTCGTTAGTTCAGTTTTAGTCGCTTTGACTATGCTCTTAGTACTTGGCAGTTGTGGAAGTACTAAGAATGTAGCTTATTTCCAAAATGCAGATTCTATCAGCTTGGCTGCTTCAAGAATGCTTTATGAAGCCAAGATTATGCCTAAGGACGAACTTACAATTACAGTTATTACAACAGATCCAAAGGCTGCCATGCCTTTCAACCTCTCTGTCTCTCAAACATTGGGTACAGGCGGACAGCTGAGTTATGGTAGTGGTTCCCTGCAAGGATATCTGGTTGATAATGATGGTAATATTGAGTTTCCTGTTGTTGGAACCTTGCATGTCGGTGGTTTGACCAAGAAGCAGGCTGAAGATCTCATCAAGAATAAGGTGAAGCCTTATCTGGCAGAAAAAGAAAATCCTATTGTTACGGTTCGCATGGGCAGTTACCATGTATCTGTATTAGGTGAAGTAGAAAAGCCAGGAATTATTTATGCTCCACAGGAGAAGATGAGTATTCTTGAAGCTTTGGCACAGTGTGGCGACTTAACTATCTATGGTAAGCGTGACAATGTATTATTGATTCGTCAGGATGCAGCAGGAGAGAAGCATACTTATCGTATGAACTTGAATGATGCAAATATTATTAATTCACCATTCTATTATCTGCAGCAGAATGATATTATCTATGTAGAACCAAATAAGGTGAAAGCTCAAAACTCATCTATCGGTTCATCTACTACATTGTGGTTCTCTGCCGTTGGAACATTGATTTCTATTGCATCATTGATTGTCAATATCTTGCGATAG
- the glmS gene encoding glutamine--fructose-6-phosphate transaminase (isomerizing), which produces MCGIVGYLGKGEAYPALIKGLKRLEYRGYDSAGVALIGNDGSLNVYKAKGKVADLEAFCSDKDISGHVGIAHTRWATHGEPSAVNAHPHYSSSKNLAMIHNGIIENYADIKKNLIAKGVEFKSETDTEVLVQLIEYIQIKKNLDLLTAVQVALRQVIGAYAIAILDKRNPNQIIAARKQSPLVVGIGKDGEFYLGSDASPIIEYTDKVVYLEDGNIAVMRLGEELQVVNIQNVKLNPEVQTVDIDLGQIEKGGFPHFMLKEIFEQPECLRNCMRGRVVSRTVETRVMTDGDDTTSKKETEMGVVLSSITDHRQQLLNAKRIIIVACGTSWHAGLIGKQMIENYCRIPVEVEYASEFRYRNPVVTKDDVVIAISQSGETADTLAAIKLAKESGAFIYGICNSIGSSIARETDTGTYIHVGPEIGVASTKAFTGQVTVLILLALAIGKERGTISENEYQKITEQLWNIPAKMKEVLKLNNKIADLSRTFTYARNFIYLGRGFQYPVALEGALKLKEISYIHAEGYPAAEMKHGPIALIDSDMPVVVIATHNFMYEKVLSNIQEIKARQGRVIAIVSNGDETISKIADEVIELPETLECLEPLLATIPLQLLAYHVAVCKGKDVDQPRNLAKSVTVE; this is translated from the coding sequence ATGTGTGGCATTGTAGGATATTTAGGTAAGGGTGAGGCTTATCCTGCTCTTATCAAAGGTTTAAAGCGTCTGGAGTACCGCGGATACGATTCTGCGGGAGTTGCCCTTATTGGCAATGACGGCTCTTTGAATGTATATAAGGCAAAGGGTAAGGTGGCAGATCTTGAAGCGTTCTGCTCTGATAAGGATATTTCGGGACATGTGGGTATTGCTCATACTCGTTGGGCTACCCATGGAGAGCCTTCAGCTGTAAATGCTCACCCGCATTATTCCTCTAGCAAGAACCTTGCCATGATTCATAATGGAATCATAGAAAACTATGCCGATATCAAGAAGAATCTCATTGCTAAGGGAGTAGAGTTTAAGAGCGAGACGGATACTGAAGTTCTCGTTCAGCTGATTGAATATATTCAGATAAAGAAAAATCTCGACTTGCTGACTGCCGTTCAGGTGGCTCTCCGTCAGGTAATCGGAGCCTACGCTATCGCTATTCTTGATAAGCGTAACCCTAATCAGATCATTGCTGCCCGTAAGCAGAGTCCGTTGGTTGTAGGTATCGGAAAGGATGGTGAGTTTTATCTCGGTTCTGATGCCAGTCCTATCATCGAATATACAGATAAGGTGGTTTATCTGGAGGATGGTAACATCGCTGTGATGCGCCTCGGTGAGGAATTGCAGGTGGTGAACATCCAGAACGTTAAACTCAACCCTGAGGTACAGACCGTAGACATTGATCTCGGTCAGATAGAGAAGGGTGGTTTCCCTCACTTTATGTTGAAGGAAATTTTTGAGCAGCCAGAGTGCCTTCGTAACTGTATGCGTGGTCGTGTAGTTAGCCGCACAGTGGAAACTCGCGTAATGACTGATGGCGACGATACAACCAGCAAGAAGGAGACTGAGATGGGTGTCGTGCTCAGCTCTATTACCGACCATCGCCAGCAGCTTCTCAATGCCAAGCGAATCATCATCGTGGCTTGTGGTACATCATGGCATGCCGGACTTATCGGCAAGCAGATGATAGAGAACTATTGCCGCATCCCTGTGGAAGTGGAATATGCATCTGAATTCCGTTACCGTAATCCTGTGGTAACGAAGGATGATGTAGTCATCGCCATTTCCCAAAGTGGTGAAACCGCTGATACCCTGGCTGCCATCAAGCTTGCCAAGGAGAGCGGTGCGTTTATCTATGGTATCTGTAACTCCATCGGTTCTTCCATCGCACGAGAGACAGATACAGGTACCTATATTCACGTAGGTCCGGAGATTGGTGTTGCCTCTACCAAGGCTTTCACTGGTCAGGTTACCGTCCTTATCCTCCTGGCACTTGCCATCGGTAAGGAGAGGGGAACCATCAGCGAAAATGAATATCAGAAGATTACAGAACAGCTTTGGAACATTCCTGCCAAGATGAAGGAAGTGTTGAAGCTCAACAATAAGATAGCTGACTTGAGCCGTACGTTTACATACGCTCGCAATTTCATCTATCTGGGCCGTGGATTCCAGTATCCTGTGGCCCTTGAGGGTGCATTGAAGTTGAAGGAGATTAGCTACATCCACGCTGAAGGTTATCCTGCAGCGGAGATGAAGCATGGTCCTATCGCATTGATTGACAGCGATATGCCAGTGGTAGTTATTGCTACCCACAACTTCATGTACGAGAAGGTCTTGTCTAATATTCAGGAGATCAAAGCCCGTCAGGGTCGTGTTATTGCTATTGTCAGCAATGGCGATGAAACCATTTCCAAGATTGCCGACGAAGTGATTGAACTCCCTGAGACCTTGGAGTGCTTGGAGCCATTATTGGCTACCATTCCTTTGCAGCTCTTGGCTTACCATGTAGCTGTATGTAAGGGCAAGGACGTTGACCAACCTAGAAATTTGGCCAAGTCAGTTACTGTAGAATAA
- a CDS encoding amidophosphoribosyltransferase, translated as MEPLKHECGVAMIRLLKPLEYYQQKYGTWMYALNKLYLMMEKQHNRGQEGAGMACVKLGGKPGHEYMFRERAEGKNAVTEIFGKANANFKSLTPEQLADAKFAKEELPFAGELYMGHLRYSTTGKSGIQYVHPFLRRNNWKAKNLCLCGNFNMTNVDEIFEELTKQGQSPRIYSDTYIMLELMGHRLDREVERNFVAAKAMEMQNTDITNYIEDHVKMSNVLKTTMKNFDGGYVVCGITGSGEMFSMRDPWGIRPAFYYKNDEIVVVASERPVLQTTFDLEAEEVQELMPGTALLVKKNGECSIERIMEQKGDSACSFERIYFSRGSDKDIYKERKQLGEQLTQPILKAVDYDVDHTVFSYIPNTAEVAYYGMLSGFKKYLNETKIEQIANLDHVPSKEELYEILGDFVRSEKIAWKDIKLRTFITEGNSRNDLASHVYDVTYGSIEPNVDNLVIIDDSIVRGTTLKESILRILDRLHPKKIVVVSSAPQIRYPDYYGIDMARLEEFCVFRAAIQLLKERKMEDLIEQTYEACKAELAKPKEEQINPVRSIYKPFSTEEINEKIVEMLRPEGMTTPIQLVFQSIEGLREAIPNHKGDWYFTGHYPTPGGTKLCNQSFVNYIENVYHK; from the coding sequence ATGGAACCATTGAAACATGAGTGTGGTGTAGCAATGATCAGATTGCTCAAGCCACTGGAGTATTACCAGCAGAAGTATGGTACTTGGATGTACGCACTCAACAAACTCTATCTGATGATGGAGAAGCAGCACAACCGTGGCCAGGAGGGTGCTGGTATGGCTTGTGTCAAACTGGGCGGTAAGCCTGGTCATGAGTATATGTTCCGTGAGCGTGCAGAGGGCAAGAATGCCGTGACCGAAATCTTCGGCAAGGCGAATGCCAACTTCAAGAGCCTGACTCCCGAGCAGCTTGCTGATGCAAAGTTCGCTAAAGAGGAACTGCCTTTTGCAGGCGAACTTTATATGGGACACCTGCGCTACAGTACCACTGGAAAGAGTGGCATTCAGTATGTGCACCCATTCCTGCGACGTAACAACTGGAAGGCGAAGAACCTCTGCCTTTGTGGTAACTTCAACATGACCAACGTAGATGAAATCTTCGAGGAACTTACCAAGCAGGGCCAGAGTCCTCGCATCTACAGCGACACCTACATCATGCTTGAACTGATGGGCCACCGTCTGGACAGAGAGGTGGAGCGCAACTTCGTAGCTGCTAAGGCGATGGAGATGCAGAATACCGATATCACCAACTATATAGAAGACCACGTGAAGATGAGCAATGTACTCAAGACCACGATGAAGAACTTTGATGGCGGTTATGTGGTTTGCGGTATCACCGGTTCGGGCGAGATGTTCTCTATGCGCGACCCTTGGGGCATCCGTCCTGCGTTCTATTACAAGAACGATGAAATTGTGGTAGTAGCCAGCGAGCGCCCTGTACTCCAGACCACCTTCGACCTGGAGGCAGAGGAAGTGCAGGAACTGATGCCGGGCACGGCGCTTCTCGTGAAGAAGAACGGAGAGTGCAGCATCGAGCGCATCATGGAGCAGAAGGGTGATTCAGCCTGCTCATTCGAGCGCATCTACTTCAGTCGTGGTTCCGACAAGGATATCTATAAGGAGCGTAAGCAGTTGGGCGAGCAGTTGACCCAGCCTATCCTGAAGGCTGTGGATTATGATGTAGACCACACCGTGTTCAGCTATATCCCGAACACTGCCGAGGTGGCTTACTATGGCATGTTGAGCGGTTTCAAGAAGTATCTTAATGAGACCAAGATAGAGCAGATTGCAAACCTCGACCATGTTCCATCAAAAGAAGAATTATACGAAATCCTCGGCGACTTCGTCCGCTCAGAAAAGATAGCATGGAAGGATATCAAACTCCGTACCTTCATCACCGAGGGCAACAGTCGTAACGACCTGGCGAGCCACGTGTATGATGTAACCTACGGAAGCATCGAGCCGAATGTGGATAATCTTGTCATTATCGATGATAGTATCGTGCGTGGTACTACCCTGAAGGAGAGTATTCTCCGCATCCTCGACCGTCTGCATCCTAAGAAGATTGTAGTGGTTTCCAGTGCCCCTCAGATCCGATATCCGGATTACTACGGCATTGATATGGCAAGACTGGAAGAGTTCTGCGTGTTCCGTGCTGCCATCCAGCTTTTGAAAGAGCGCAAGATGGAAGACCTTATCGAGCAGACCTATGAGGCTTGCAAGGCAGAATTGGCAAAGCCAAAGGAGGAGCAGATCAATCCGGTACGCTCCATATACAAGCCATTCAGCACCGAGGAAATCAACGAGAAGATTGTTGAGATGCTTCGCCCAGAGGGCATGACCACTCCTATCCAGCTCGTATTCCAGAGCATCGAGGGCTTGCGCGAGGCGATTCCAAACCACAAGGGTGACTGGTATTTCACCGGTCATTATCCAACCCCAGGCGGCACGAAGCTCTGCAACCAGTCGTTTGTAAACTACATCGAAAACGTTTATCATAAATAA
- a CDS encoding LemA family protein, translating to MEQTMNSNMQPAKRGIKKSWIILGIVVVLVLWMFSGYNGLVEKQELATTELANVQTQYQRRADMMPQLAKIVKAYAKHEKETFAEVTKARAAVGQVKLDANNLTEASLKKYAAAQGELANAFSKLMVVAEKYPELKASENFKALQVQEEGTENRISEARRKYNEAVQNYNQTVRKMPSALIAGLFNFNVMPKFEAAAGAEKAPDLDI from the coding sequence ATGGAACAGACAATGAATTCAAACATGCAACCGGCAAAGAGAGGTATAAAGAAAAGTTGGATTATCCTGGGCATCGTAGTTGTGCTGGTACTATGGATGTTCAGTGGTTATAACGGATTGGTAGAAAAACAGGAGTTGGCTACCACAGAGTTGGCTAATGTTCAGACTCAGTATCAGCGTCGTGCAGACATGATGCCACAGTTGGCAAAGATAGTAAAGGCTTATGCCAAGCATGAGAAAGAAACCTTTGCCGAGGTAACCAAGGCTCGTGCTGCTGTTGGTCAGGTAAAGCTGGATGCCAACAATCTTACTGAGGCTAGCCTGAAGAAATATGCTGCAGCACAGGGGGAGTTGGCGAATGCATTCTCCAAACTGATGGTAGTAGCCGAGAAATATCCTGAGTTGAAAGCCAGCGAGAACTTCAAGGCTCTTCAGGTTCAGGAAGAGGGTACGGAAAACCGTATCAGCGAGGCACGCCGCAAGTATAATGAAGCCGTTCAGAACTATAATCAGACGGTTAGAAAAATGCCTAGTGCCCTTATCGCCGGCCTCTTCAATTTCAATGTGATGCCTAAGTTTGAGGCAGCAGCAGGAGCTGAGAAGGCGCCAGATTTGGATATCTAA